The following are encoded in a window of Methanobrevibacter ruminantium M1 genomic DNA:
- a CDS encoding DUF2149 domain-containing protein: MLRKRKRFSDDGDEDPMSGISNLSDAMLVLALGFLIFAIMALQVNPDMMAKTQESQAQQATSQVSTGQDFNSSANAGASLEQSGYSEVGKVYKDPDTGKLVMVQG, from the coding sequence ATGTTAAGAAAAAGAAAACGTTTTAGTGATGATGGCGATGAGGATCCTATGTCTGGGATTTCAAATCTTTCAGATGCAATGCTTGTGCTTGCTTTAGGGTTTTTGATTTTTGCCATTATGGCTCTTCAGGTAAATCCTGATATGATGGCTAAGACTCAGGAGTCTCAAGCACAACAGGCCACTTCTCAAGTGAGCACAGGTCAGGACTTTAATAGTAGTGCCAATGCAGGTGCCTCTTTAGAGCAGTCTGGTTATTCTGAGGTGGGAAAAGTTTATAAAGATCCTGATACTGGTAAATTAGTCATGGTTCAGGGTTGA
- the fdhF gene encoding formate dehydrogenase subunit alpha yields MVEIKYVPSICPYCGTGCGINFVVKDGKIIGVEPWKRHPVNEGKVCPKGNFGYQFINHPDRLTTPLIKENGEFREASWDEALDLVASTLKKYADTDPNKLGFYACARSPNENIYITQKLARAGCGTQNVDHCARICHGPTVAGLATTFGSGASTNGYDSIEEADFIFCIGSNNMEAHPLFGRKIIRAIKNGAKLVVADPRFTPTAKLAHEYMQFKTGTDVALMNGMIKIIIENGLQDDEFIKNRTKGYEEMKEVAMKYDLDKVAEITEADPEQIERVALEYAQAENAAIVYSLGITEHSHGADNVMSTANLAMLTGNVGKIGGGVNPLRGQNNVQGACDMGALPSDYVGYQKVANPEITKKFSDAYQIELPTTPGLTLVEMMNAAHSGDLKVLYIHGEDPVLSDADIKHTKEAIANLEMLIVQELFMTDTAAEADVVLPAAGWGEQEGTFTSGERRVQWLRKAQEPPEGTMLDWKIMEEIAVRMGRPRELFHYENAAEIWEEIRELAPSYYGITHERLLKPEGVHWPCLDPEDPCEPLMHKDKFAHPDGLGVFQALEHRGPVEVVDDEYPLLLTTTRILFHYHAAMTRRCETLDKEVPTGFIEINTEDAAERGILNNEIVKAYSRRGEIEIPARVTDDIKKGIVNIPMHFTECAANMLTNSDSFDPKCKMVELKACAIQVEKL; encoded by the coding sequence ATGGTTGAGATAAAATATGTACCATCTATTTGTCCTTACTGTGGTACCGGCTGTGGTATTAACTTTGTGGTCAAAGATGGCAAAATTATTGGTGTAGAACCTTGGAAAAGACACCCAGTTAATGAAGGTAAAGTATGTCCAAAAGGTAACTTTGGATACCAATTCATTAACCACCCAGACAGATTAACTACTCCGTTAATCAAAGAAAACGGTGAATTCAGAGAAGCTTCCTGGGATGAAGCTTTAGATTTAGTAGCTAGCACTCTTAAAAAATATGCTGACACTGATCCTAACAAATTAGGATTCTACGCATGTGCTAGATCTCCTAACGAAAACATTTACATAACCCAAAAGTTAGCAAGAGCTGGTTGTGGAACCCAAAACGTAGACCACTGTGCACGTATCTGTCACGGTCCTACTGTAGCTGGTCTCGCTACCACCTTCGGTTCAGGTGCATCCACCAACGGTTATGACAGTATTGAAGAAGCTGACTTCATTTTCTGTATCGGTTCCAACAACATGGAAGCACACCCATTATTCGGACGTAAAATCATCAGAGCTATTAAAAACGGTGCAAAATTAGTAGTAGCTGACCCAAGATTCACTCCTACTGCAAAATTAGCTCACGAATACATGCAATTCAAGACCGGTACTGACGTAGCTTTAATGAACGGTATGATCAAAATCATCATTGAAAATGGTTTACAAGATGATGAGTTCATTAAAAACAGAACCAAAGGCTACGAAGAAATGAAAGAAGTAGCTATGAAATACGACCTTGACAAAGTAGCTGAAATTACCGAAGCTGACCCTGAACAAATTGAACGTGTAGCTTTAGAATATGCTCAAGCTGAAAACGCAGCTATTGTATACTCTTTAGGTATTACCGAACACTCTCACGGTGCAGATAACGTAATGTCCACCGCTAACTTAGCTATGTTAACCGGTAACGTAGGTAAGATTGGTGGAGGAGTAAACCCATTAAGAGGACAAAACAACGTACAAGGTGCTTGTGATATGGGTGCATTACCTTCTGACTATGTCGGATACCAAAAAGTTGCAAACCCTGAAATTACCAAAAAATTCTCAGACGCTTATCAAATCGAATTACCAACCACTCCTGGTTTAACCTTAGTCGAAATGATGAACGCTGCTCACTCTGGTGACTTAAAAGTATTATACATCCACGGTGAAGACCCTGTTCTCTCCGATGCAGATATTAAACACACCAAAGAAGCAATTGCAAACTTAGAAATGTTAATCGTTCAAGAATTATTCATGACCGACACCGCTGCTGAAGCAGACGTAGTATTACCTGCTGCAGGTTGGGGTGAACAAGAAGGTACCTTCACTTCCGGTGAAAGAAGAGTTCAATGGTTACGTAAAGCTCAAGAACCACCTGAAGGAACCATGCTTGACTGGAAGATCATGGAAGAAATTGCTGTTAGAATGGGCAGACCAAGAGAATTATTCCACTACGAAAACGCTGCTGAAATTTGGGAAGAAATCAGAGAACTCGCTCCTTCCTACTACGGAATTACTCACGAAAGATTACTCAAACCTGAAGGTGTCCACTGGCCATGCCTTGACCCAGAAGATCCTTGTGAACCATTAATGCACAAAGACAAATTCGCACACCCAGACGGTTTAGGTGTATTCCAAGCATTAGAACACAGAGGTCCTGTCGAAGTTGTAGATGATGAATACCCATTATTATTAACTACTACCCGTATCTTGTTCCACTATCACGCTGCAATGACCAGAAGATGTGAAACCTTAGATAAGGAAGTACCTACCGGATTCATCGAAATCAACACTGAAGACGCAGCAGAAAGAGGAATTCTTAACAACGAAATAGTAAAAGCTTACTCCAGAAGAGGAGAAATCGAAATTCCTGCTCGTGTAACCGACGACATTAAGAAAGGTATCGTAAACATTCCTATGCACTTTACCGAATGTGCAGCTAACATGTTAACTAACTCCGATTCTTTCGACCCTAAATGTAAGATGGTTGAATTAAAAGCTTGTGCTATTCAAGTAGAAAAATTATAA
- a CDS encoding right-handed parallel beta-helix repeat-containing protein, translating into MSLSIFVLVIGGGFINKRILLIFVFLIFFISIGSVVANDLDSNSVNQDNYISDVDSFDGSNSVLSSSNLDSSIDKDNYLNLDSNNNLNLDSDKNSVSGSDLNLNNADLINSVSGSDLNLNNADLINNSTTNDSSNSNNSNNLENLTNLDDSKGASNQKPQKYLIPNDSSIGSAYIQKIIDNAAPGSTIQFTGSFYKNIYLKIDKALNIISKSGTVINSSYRLPVFTISRGGSGTNISGFTANLANSFVEASDVSDISISKNKIFTKRKAIVLENVFNSKIVRNSFLRFETAIDISKSGGLTISNNNITPDNGYNVGISLKDIYRDKVSILNNNITGHDRRIESTGIYFGPNAKNVLIEGNIIDEWYTGVDFPNSVNNVSILNNTLNHNGDGVIINGWINNFTFNKNVVTNTGRVGVLFDYDFYGTKGDFTLEKNFFTQSGQLDLRNTGDQAVTIGENFASRRCVRVAMKNGFSIKTRQNGNGYYFSIVDKNSRGVSGLPNFSATISINGVSYNVNFINSVAYVEVDGASGENDEVLLDVGEDKRKLSDWGETQNLSSSEMEYYKKIYDDLIKSMVEETNNDNQDMKKVEDKNGTGSTPSGGNGGGDSGISDGRSSVSSNGDSSPASAGTSNVAASSASSSAGPSAAQADTPESSTVKSLSLDEETFRVAGVGGLVFLIICVIGLYYREDIMDMIKE; encoded by the coding sequence ATGTCGTTATCCATATTTGTTCTGGTTATAGGAGGTGGATTTATTAATAAAAGAATATTATTAATATTCGTATTTCTAATATTCTTCATAAGTATTGGATCTGTAGTTGCAAATGATTTAGATTCAAATTCAGTCAATCAAGACAATTATATTTCTGATGTAGATTCTTTTGATGGTTCTAATTCGGTTTTGTCCAGTTCTAATTTGGATAGTTCTATTGATAAGGATAATTATTTAAATTTAGATTCTAATAATAATTTAAATTTAGATTCTGATAAGAATTCTGTTTCAGGTTCTGATTTGAATTTAAATAATGCTGATTTAATTAATTCTGTTTCAGGTTCTGATTTGAATTTAAATAATGCTGATTTAATTAATAATTCAACTACTAATGATTCAAGCAATTCAAATAATTCAAATAATTTAGAAAATCTTACTAATTTAGATGATTCTAAAGGTGCTTCTAATCAAAAGCCTCAAAAGTATCTTATTCCTAATGACAGTTCTATAGGTTCTGCATATATCCAAAAGATCATTGATAATGCTGCACCTGGAAGTACAATTCAATTTACAGGTTCCTTCTATAAAAATATTTATCTGAAAATAGATAAAGCTCTAAACATTATAAGTAAATCTGGCACTGTGATAAATTCAAGCTATCGTTTGCCTGTATTTACTATATCAAGAGGAGGATCTGGAACAAATATTTCAGGTTTTACAGCAAATCTTGCAAATTCCTTTGTAGAGGCAAGTGATGTGTCCGATATAAGCATATCAAAAAATAAAATCTTTACAAAACGGAAAGCTATTGTCCTCGAAAATGTTTTTAATTCAAAGATTGTAAGGAATAGTTTCCTAAGATTTGAAACTGCCATTGACATTTCAAAATCTGGCGGATTGACCATATCCAATAATAATATAACTCCAGATAACGGATACAATGTGGGAATTAGCTTAAAAGACATTTATAGAGACAAGGTTAGCATATTAAACAATAATATCACTGGCCATGACAGACGTATAGAATCCACAGGCATTTACTTCGGGCCAAACGCTAAGAATGTATTGATTGAAGGAAATATTATAGATGAATGGTATACTGGTGTAGATTTCCCTAATTCTGTAAATAATGTTTCCATTTTAAACAATACCCTCAATCACAATGGTGATGGAGTAATCATTAACGGATGGATTAATAATTTCACTTTTAATAAGAATGTAGTCACTAATACTGGAAGAGTTGGAGTTCTATTTGACTATGATTTTTATGGAACAAAAGGGGATTTCACTTTAGAGAAGAATTTCTTTACCCAAAGCGGACAGTTGGATTTAAGAAACACTGGAGACCAGGCAGTAACTATTGGTGAAAACTTTGCTAGCAGACGTTGTGTTAGGGTTGCCATGAAAAATGGATTTTCCATTAAAACCCGTCAAAATGGAAATGGCTATTATTTCTCAATTGTGGATAAGAATTCCAGGGGAGTAAGCGGGCTTCCTAACTTTAGTGCTACAATCAGCATCAATGGAGTTTCCTATAATGTCAATTTCATAAATTCTGTTGCTTATGTTGAAGTTGATGGCGCTAGCGGCGAAAATGATGAGGTCCTTCTTGATGTTGGTGAAGACAAGCGTAAGCTTAGCGATTGGGGAGAGACTCAAAATCTTAGTTCCAGTGAAATGGAATACTATAAAAAGATTTATGATGATTTGATCAAATCTATGGTAGAAGAGACTAATAATGATAATCAGGACATGAAAAAGGTAGAAGATAAGAATGGAACAGGCTCCACTCCAAGTGGTGGAAACGGCGGAGGCGACTCTGGTATTTCAGACGGTCGTTCTTCTGTAAGTTCAAATGGAGATTCCTCTCCTGCAAGTGCAGGAACTTCTAATGTGGCAGCAAGTTCTGCATCTTCATCTGCGGGCCCTTCTGCAGCTCAAGCAGACACTCCTGAAAGTTCTACTGTAAAATCATTGTCACTTGATGAGGAAACCTTTAGAGTTGCTGGTGTTGGTGGATTAGTCTTCTTGATTATTTGTGTAATTGGATTATACTACCGTGAAGATATTATGGATATGATTAAAGAATAA
- a CDS encoding formate/nitrite transporter family protein, whose translation MSFKSPADTAKAVASAATAKGEMPIIKLAILGFLAGAYIAFGGLLAEVANTGAIAGGVPVGISKLLFGAVFPVGLIMVVICGSELFTGDVMFMTMGLLDGKTDIMGLLKNWVGSWVFNLIGGLFVAYVLAYLTGIMVPEAFAGGAITIANTKALGGATFMAAGKSTASLTWVQCFLRGIGCNWLVCLAVYLANAADDVVGKFFGIWFPIMAFVCIGFEHSVANMFFIPLGIFLGAEVTWAQFFINNLIPVTLGNIVGAAVFVACAYWFVYLRD comes from the coding sequence ATGAGTTTTAAAAGTCCTGCAGATACTGCAAAAGCAGTTGCATCTGCAGCTACCGCAAAAGGTGAAATGCCTATCATAAAACTTGCTATTTTAGGTTTCTTAGCAGGTGCATACATTGCATTCGGAGGTTTACTTGCAGAAGTAGCAAATACTGGTGCTATTGCTGGTGGAGTTCCAGTAGGTATTTCTAAATTATTATTCGGGGCAGTGTTCCCTGTAGGTTTAATTATGGTTGTTATCTGTGGATCTGAATTATTCACTGGTGACGTAATGTTTATGACTATGGGTCTTTTAGACGGTAAAACTGATATCATGGGCTTACTCAAAAACTGGGTAGGTAGTTGGGTATTCAACTTAATCGGTGGTCTCTTCGTTGCTTACGTACTTGCTTACTTAACTGGTATTATGGTACCTGAAGCATTCGCTGGCGGTGCAATTACCATTGCTAACACTAAAGCATTAGGTGGAGCTACCTTCATGGCAGCTGGTAAATCAACTGCTTCTTTAACTTGGGTACAATGTTTCCTTAGAGGTATCGGTTGTAACTGGTTAGTATGTTTAGCTGTATACTTAGCTAACGCTGCTGACGATGTAGTAGGTAAATTCTTCGGAATTTGGTTCCCAATCATGGCGTTTGTATGTATTGGATTTGAGCACAGTGTCGCAAACATGTTCTTCATCCCATTAGGTATCTTCTTAGGTGCTGAAGTAACCTGGGCACAATTCTTCATCAACAACTTAATTCCTGTAACCTTAGGTAACATCGTTGGTGCTGCTGTATTCGTAGCATGTGCTTACTGGTTCGTATACTTACGCGACTAA
- a CDS encoding Coenzyme F420 hydrogenase/dehydrogenase, beta subunit C-terminal domain: protein MAVNVNDMFYAYSGNEAIKEKGEYGGVVTTIMKYLLEEGIVDAVVAVEEAADLYDAKPILITDPEDVIKSAGSLHCGTLNLAKFVSKYLDGARDMKIAVTTKPCDAMTLKELMRKRKVIEENVIMIGVNCGGTMPPVPTMKMIRDVYELDPADVIKEEISKGKLIMETAEGEKAISIDELEEEGMGRRENCQRCTMNIPTNADLALGNWGVIGELAGKATFVEVCSEKGADILDKVIEAGLIETQEPIEKGVTIRANIDGIMVKQAMAQREKDFAGTSGDILEVFAEYKEEFSKCMKCYGCREACPLCFCDDCCLEAEGPEWVPGGYTPAAPFFHLTRMVHMVDACTNCGQCSEVCPCEIPVSKVWATVNQKVRDIFGYYSGVDNEEPLPFTEFGPKSYRQY, encoded by the coding sequence ATGGCTGTAAATGTAAATGATATGTTTTATGCATACTCTGGTAATGAAGCAATTAAAGAAAAAGGAGAATATGGTGGTGTAGTAACTACCATCATGAAATACTTACTCGAAGAAGGTATTGTCGACGCTGTTGTTGCTGTAGAAGAAGCAGCTGACCTTTACGACGCAAAACCTATTCTCATAACCGACCCTGAAGATGTAATCAAATCTGCAGGATCCCTTCACTGCGGTACATTAAACTTAGCAAAATTCGTATCCAAATACTTAGACGGTGCAAGAGATATGAAAATTGCAGTTACCACAAAACCATGTGACGCAATGACCTTAAAAGAGTTAATGAGAAAGAGAAAAGTAATCGAAGAAAACGTAATCATGATTGGTGTAAACTGTGGAGGAACCATGCCTCCTGTACCAACTATGAAAATGATTCGTGACGTATATGAATTAGACCCTGCAGATGTCATCAAAGAAGAAATTTCCAAAGGAAAACTCATTATGGAAACCGCTGAAGGCGAAAAAGCAATTTCTATTGATGAACTCGAAGAAGAAGGTATGGGTAGAAGAGAAAACTGTCAAAGATGTACCATGAACATCCCAACCAACGCTGATTTAGCTTTAGGTAACTGGGGAGTTATCGGTGAATTAGCAGGAAAAGCAACCTTTGTAGAAGTTTGCTCTGAAAAAGGTGCAGACATCTTAGATAAAGTTATTGAAGCTGGTTTAATTGAAACCCAAGAACCAATCGAAAAAGGTGTAACAATCCGTGCTAACATCGACGGAATCATGGTTAAACAAGCAATGGCACAAAGAGAAAAAGACTTTGCTGGAACCTCCGGTGACATTTTAGAAGTATTTGCAGAATACAAAGAAGAATTCTCCAAATGTATGAAATGTTACGGTTGCCGTGAAGCATGTCCTCTCTGTTTCTGTGACGACTGCTGTCTTGAAGCTGAAGGTCCTGAATGGGTACCTGGCGGATACACTCCTGCAGCTCCATTCTTCCACTTAACCCGTATGGTACACATGGTTGACGCATGTACTAACTGTGGTCAATGTTCTGAAGTATGTCCTTGTGAAATTCCAGTATCCAAAGTATGGGCTACTGTAAACCAAAAGGTCAGAGACATCTTCGGTTACTACAGTGGTGTAGACAACGAAGAACCATTACCATTCACTGAATTTGGTCCTAAATCATACAGACAATACTAA
- a CDS encoding Ig-like domain-containing protein, whose protein sequence is MNNKKIIMSFLLVLLIAISVSAVSAADIIADNQDSISSNDNSINEIATEDISKDINDKSLSDGVSTGGNNWIVKPSTDGKSDANSIQKAINLDNTKPGDSLLLTDKNFTLEKSVSLNKDLTINGGNIYNQNNLTDLFIIDPKSEGGPKNITITNVTFYVNGNENIVLANGENYGTTYIDLANIKISNCTILPINPDSNINDTVLLNIKSDRTVGQTGQSTGFVLVSGNKLNGINTLKNNDYVLKDDFVIQKADPILNTALICPNMTITTYDKNTNDTPSYYEVKLIDQNVNPVINRTIQIGFNGKIYDRTSDENGIAKVKLTLAYTSVYTFAVYFLGDESYASAFDVSTVTIIKKNATITPKTVSYNVNAKTKTLTATLKDKNNKALANKKVTFTVNGKTYTATTNSKGVASAKISLSKKGTYTFTAQVLQGTISIIQFPKKGKLTLNPLSTNLTVKKYTFKKAATKKIQVTLKSGKTVLKSKKLTIKVNGKTYSGKTNTKGIATITIKLTKKGTYTYTANFAGDNTYKAISKSQKVVIK, encoded by the coding sequence ATGAACAATAAAAAGATTATAATGTCTTTTCTATTGGTCCTATTGATTGCAATATCTGTCTCTGCAGTTTCAGCAGCAGACATTATAGCAGACAATCAAGATTCAATTTCATCCAATGACAATTCAATCAATGAAATTGCTACAGAAGACATTAGCAAAGACATTAATGACAAATCTCTTTCAGATGGAGTCAGCACCGGCGGAAACAATTGGATTGTAAAACCATCAACAGATGGAAAAAGCGATGCAAATTCCATTCAAAAGGCAATAAACCTCGATAATACAAAGCCTGGAGACAGTCTCCTTTTAACTGATAAGAACTTCACCTTAGAAAAGTCAGTTAGCTTGAATAAAGACCTTACAATCAATGGGGGAAATATATACAATCAGAACAATTTAACTGATCTATTTATAATAGATCCTAAATCTGAAGGAGGTCCAAAGAATATAACAATTACCAATGTTACATTTTATGTAAATGGAAATGAAAACATTGTGCTTGCAAATGGAGAGAATTACGGCACAACTTATATTGATCTTGCCAATATAAAAATAAGCAACTGTACAATCTTGCCTATAAATCCAGACAGCAATATCAATGATACAGTGCTTCTTAATATAAAATCCGATAGGACAGTAGGCCAAACAGGTCAAAGTACAGGATTCGTATTGGTTTCAGGCAACAAGCTAAACGGCATAAACACCCTTAAGAATAACGATTACGTATTAAAAGACGACTTTGTTATTCAAAAGGCGGACCCTATCTTAAATACCGCCCTAATATGCCCTAACATGACTATTACAACCTATGATAAAAACACTAATGACACTCCAAGCTATTATGAAGTGAAATTGATAGATCAAAATGTCAATCCTGTAATCAACAGGACAATTCAGATAGGATTCAATGGCAAAATCTATGATAGGACAAGCGATGAAAATGGAATAGCAAAGGTAAAATTAACCTTAGCTTACACTTCAGTTTACACATTTGCAGTTTACTTCCTAGGTGATGAAAGCTATGCAAGTGCATTTGACGTTTCAACTGTGACAATCATTAAGAAAAATGCCACAATCACTCCAAAGACAGTTAGCTATAACGTAAATGCAAAAACAAAAACTTTAACTGCTACCTTAAAAGACAAAAACAATAAGGCTTTAGCCAATAAGAAGGTCACTTTCACTGTAAATGGAAAAACATACACTGCAACAACAAACTCAAAAGGTGTTGCAAGCGCTAAGATAAGCCTAAGCAAGAAAGGCACATACACTTTCACTGCCCAAGTTTTGCAGGGGACAATATCTATAATTCAGTTTCCAAAAAAGGGAAAGCTTACCTTAAATCCGCTTTCAACAAACTTGACTGTCAAGAAGTACACATTCAAAAAAGCAGCCACTAAGAAAATACAAGTCACTCTCAAATCCGGCAAGACTGTGCTTAAGTCCAAAAAGCTTACCATAAAAGTTAATGGAAAAACATACTCCGGAAAAACAAACACAAAAGGAATCGCTACAATTACCATAAAATTAACTAAAAAAGGAACCTACACTTACACAGCTAATTTTGCAGGAGACAATACTTATAAGGCTATTAGCAAATCTCAAAAAGTGGTTATAAAATAA
- a CDS encoding right-handed parallel beta-helix repeat-containing protein encodes MNKKIILSLLLVLLVAISVSAVAAADADVTYINDAADVDDVADEKVAPLTASADAQDIQTKLDNAKPGDTIELENKTYDVDTTFNVTKQVTIKGQDTVIKASGASQGGSGALFIANEAGTAFEGITFINTDGHKNYGEQVSGYAIQLAIENGTVDNCKFIDWSSGVYGKGASFCSITNSYFNGSSEQVTNGGKKEYGTKAINLMGSHDITVTGCTFEGQVLDAISIASNSGNNIMTDNTFIDNCYAIYFGGASTQGCVIANNSFIRCGYCVDDKGNVIFKDLPIISTQKAANGYIIADNTIEANEGSIFMKAESGNTAHGYPSKIGDINITGNTITATAGANPEGITFMYILSNSGPLNPYAPIAIVNNNLDAGITPVTVWYADWDNENGTVIPAADKAVTSINIAEIAAADGTVTVELVDVNGAPQAGQTLSYKIDDGNATEIETDENGKAVINVPIDENATAQTVAVEFAGTNDLAASSAQVSFKNTATKRTATQINANNMSVVTLAPNTGDTNDNYFNATLLDAEGNPLVNKEVKIGFNGKEYTKTTNENGVAQLKINLGYKGGYTFAVAFLGDDEYEASFGVYLINVAAQTPKLTTKAATYKASAKTKSISATFKTEQGSVIANKKISFTVNGKTYTGTTNSKGVATVKVSINKKGTYSFTAKYAGDNTYKAVSASAKLTIK; translated from the coding sequence ATGAATAAAAAAATTATCTTATCCCTCCTTTTAGTATTATTAGTAGCTATTTCTGTCTCTGCAGTTGCAGCAGCAGATGCTGATGTCACATATATAAACGATGCTGCAGATGTAGACGATGTTGCAGACGAAAAAGTTGCTCCTCTTACAGCTAGTGCTGATGCACAAGACATCCAAACTAAGCTTGATAATGCTAAACCTGGAGACACAATTGAATTAGAAAACAAGACATATGACGTTGATACAACATTTAATGTAACTAAACAAGTTACCATCAAAGGTCAAGACACTGTCATTAAAGCTAGCGGTGCATCCCAAGGTGGTAGCGGAGCACTCTTCATTGCAAATGAAGCTGGAACTGCTTTTGAAGGAATTACCTTCATTAACACTGACGGCCACAAAAACTATGGAGAACAAGTATCAGGATATGCTATCCAATTAGCTATTGAAAACGGTACTGTAGACAACTGTAAATTCATCGACTGGAGTAGCGGTGTATACGGTAAAGGCGCATCTTTCTGTAGCATTACCAACTCTTACTTCAACGGTTCATCCGAACAAGTAACCAACGGCGGTAAAAAAGAATACGGTACTAAAGCAATTAACCTTATGGGTTCCCACGACATTACCGTAACCGGATGTACCTTTGAAGGACAAGTTCTTGACGCTATTTCCATTGCAAGTAACTCAGGTAACAACATCATGACCGACAACACTTTCATCGACAACTGTTATGCTATCTACTTCGGTGGAGCTTCCACCCAAGGATGTGTAATCGCTAACAACAGTTTCATCAGATGCGGATACTGTGTTGATGACAAAGGAAACGTAATCTTTAAAGATTTACCTATAATCAGTACTCAAAAAGCAGCTAACGGATACATCATTGCTGATAACACTATTGAAGCAAATGAAGGATCTATCTTTATGAAAGCTGAATCAGGTAACACAGCACACGGATACCCAAGTAAGATCGGTGACATAAACATTACAGGCAACACCATTACCGCAACTGCAGGGGCTAATCCTGAAGGCATTACTTTCATGTACATCTTAAGTAACTCTGGTCCTTTAAACCCATATGCACCTATTGCAATCGTTAACAACAACTTAGACGCAGGCATTACCCCTGTAACCGTATGGTATGCTGACTGGGACAATGAAAATGGTACTGTAATTCCTGCAGCAGATAAAGCAGTAACCTCCATCAACATTGCAGAAATCGCTGCAGCAGATGGAACCGTCACTGTTGAATTGGTAGACGTAAACGGCGCTCCTCAAGCAGGACAAACCCTTTCCTACAAAATCGACGATGGAAATGCAACTGAAATCGAAACTGATGAAAACGGTAAGGCTGTAATCAATGTACCAATTGATGAAAACGCTACTGCCCAAACTGTTGCCGTTGAATTTGCCGGAACTAACGACCTTGCTGCAAGCAGCGCTCAAGTTTCATTCAAAAACACTGCAACTAAAAGAACAGCTACCCAAATCAATGCTAACAATATGTCAGTTGTCACTTTAGCACCTAATACCGGTGACACAAATGACAATTACTTCAACGCAACCTTACTTGATGCAGAAGGCAATCCTTTAGTAAACAAAGAAGTCAAAATTGGATTTAACGGTAAAGAATACACTAAAACCACAAATGAAAATGGTGTAGCTCAACTTAAAATTAATTTAGGATACAAAGGAGGATACACCTTTGCTGTAGCATTCCTCGGTGACGATGAATATGAAGCATCATTTGGAGTATACTTAATTAACGTAGCCGCTCAAACTCCTAAATTAACTACCAAAGCTGCTACTTACAAAGCATCCGCTAAAACCAAATCCATTAGCGCTACCTTCAAAACCGAACAAGGCAGTGTAATCGCTAATAAGAAGATCAGTTTCACTGTAAACGGCAAAACTTACACTGGAACTACCAACTCTAAAGGTGTAGCTACTGTTAAAGTAAGTATCAATAAGAAAGGAACTTACAGCTTCACTGCTAAA
- a CDS encoding MotA/TolQ/ExbB proton channel family protein, whose amino-acid sequence MILQGTEILTSFIHIVSESLLAPVVIVLVIFLIYAILSFGGFLNEWFTKKPLKSAGLEKLLQDISSSDSPEDLKAVIDASALYKEQKEILVKITDNYNLGPEARKAFASKLIEEEESNLLKLTTKTDILVRLGPIFGLLGTLIPLGPGLSALGTGDITTLAQSLTIAFDTTVTGLTIGALGYIVSKYRKQWYESDLTTTETIAEAILEKLNQF is encoded by the coding sequence ATGATACTTCAAGGTACGGAAATATTGACTTCGTTTATCCATATTGTTTCTGAAAGCTTGCTGGCACCTGTTGTAATTGTTTTAGTTATATTCTTAATCTATGCAATTTTAAGCTTTGGCGGATTTTTAAATGAATGGTTTACAAAAAAGCCATTGAAATCTGCAGGATTGGAAAAGTTATTGCAAGACATTTCAAGCTCCGATAGTCCTGAAGACTTAAAGGCTGTTATAGATGCCAGCGCTTTGTATAAAGAGCAAAAAGAAATTCTTGTAAAGATAACTGATAATTATAATTTAGGTCCAGAGGCAAGAAAGGCTTTTGCAAGTAAACTTATTGAAGAGGAAGAAAGCAATCTGCTTAAATTAACAACTAAAACAGATATTTTAGTAAGATTAGGCCCTATATTTGGTCTTCTTGGTACTTTAATACCATTAGGTCCTGGACTTTCTGCTTTAGGTACTGGGGATATTACCACTCTTGCCCAATCCTTGACAATTGCTTTTGATACAACTGTCACTGGTTTGACTATTGGTGCATTAGGTTATATTGTTTCTAAATATAGAAAGCAATGGTATGAAAGTGATTTGACTACAACTGAGACAATTGCAGAGGCTATTTTAGAAAAATTGAATCAGTTTTAA